A genomic region of Pseudomonas abietaniphila contains the following coding sequences:
- a CDS encoding Fic family protein, with the protein MSQSLKWIWQRARWPAFTWDVQTLAPVLRACTQAQGRLLGMMGAAGTHASAQSELDALLQNVITSSAIEGEQLNVGSVRSSLARRLGIESDERVTPRSEGLAELMLDATQQHQAPLTPERLMRWHSLLFPDSSSLLSNNILVGVLRGSEPMQVVSGRIDRPVVHFEAPPREGLEKRMDDFFYWFNSSQFDTTLDPLIRAGIAHFWFVTLHPFDDGNGRLTRAITDLALAQAENQAIRFYAMSASILNSRQEYYRILEASQRGALDLTAWLSWFLQILLHTLDQAVLRIDRVLANARFWQQHRKDGLSLEQIKVLNRLLNGDLLAEKVGTGFEGGISAAQYQAVAKVSKATATRHLSDLLDKGCLQKLPGGGRSTRYQIAR; encoded by the coding sequence GTGAGTCAGTCGTTGAAATGGATTTGGCAGCGTGCCAGATGGCCCGCTTTTACTTGGGATGTGCAGACGTTGGCGCCTGTCTTGCGGGCTTGCACGCAGGCGCAGGGAAGGCTGCTGGGCATGATGGGTGCTGCGGGAACTCATGCCAGTGCGCAGAGCGAACTGGATGCGTTGCTGCAGAACGTCATCACTTCGTCCGCTATTGAAGGCGAGCAATTGAATGTCGGGTCTGTGAGGTCATCTCTGGCGCGGCGGCTTGGCATCGAGAGTGATGAGCGGGTGACGCCTCGCAGCGAAGGCTTGGCTGAGCTGATGCTTGATGCCACACAGCAGCATCAGGCGCCGTTGACTCCAGAAAGACTGATGCGATGGCATAGTCTGCTTTTCCCTGACTCGTCGTCATTGCTCTCGAACAATATTCTGGTAGGAGTTCTGAGAGGATCCGAGCCTATGCAGGTGGTGTCGGGTCGGATTGACCGTCCGGTCGTTCATTTCGAAGCGCCGCCTCGCGAGGGGTTGGAGAAACGCATGGACGACTTCTTCTACTGGTTCAACAGCAGCCAGTTCGACACTACGCTGGACCCACTGATACGAGCAGGTATCGCGCATTTCTGGTTCGTGACCTTACACCCTTTCGATGACGGAAATGGGCGATTGACGAGGGCGATCACCGACTTGGCACTGGCGCAGGCGGAAAATCAGGCTATTCGTTTTTATGCCATGTCGGCCAGCATTCTTAACAGTCGGCAAGAGTATTACCGGATCCTTGAGGCTTCTCAGCGTGGCGCACTGGACCTGACGGCGTGGCTTTCATGGTTCCTGCAAATCCTGCTTCACACGCTTGATCAGGCGGTATTGCGGATCGATCGGGTGTTGGCCAATGCGCGGTTTTGGCAGCAGCACAGGAAGGACGGTTTGTCCCTGGAGCAAATCAAGGTGCTCAACCGGTTGCTTAACGGCGATCTGCTCGCTGAAAAAGTAGGTACTGGGTTCGAAGGCGGCATCAGTGCCGCGCAATATCAGGCCGTTGCCAAGGTCAGTAAGGCCACTGCCACCCGCCATCTGTCCGATCTCTTGGACAAAGGTTGTCTGCAGAAGCTGCCAGGCGGAGGCCGTAGCACGCGATATCAGATCGCGAGATGA
- a CDS encoding chemotaxis protein CheW, whose translation MSDTTTQTTRLTSLTGLLIPLSDRHLLLPNVAVAELIDYQDSIADPAAPQWYLGPINWRNRSLPLLSFEAACGGRARVGGRARIVVLNALGGRPDLKFIALLTQGIPRSCKLDSQLSYVDVALSELELAAVQVGETIAKVPDLVALEQSLVDAGLVQVAGPGI comes from the coding sequence ATGTCTGATACCACCACCCAGACCACCCGCCTGACCAGCCTCACCGGATTGCTCATTCCCTTGAGCGACCGGCATTTACTGCTGCCCAACGTCGCGGTGGCCGAGCTGATCGACTACCAAGACAGCATCGCCGACCCCGCCGCACCCCAGTGGTACCTGGGGCCGATCAACTGGCGCAACCGCAGCCTGCCGCTGCTGAGCTTCGAAGCGGCCTGCGGCGGCCGTGCCCGCGTGGGCGGCCGCGCCCGCATCGTCGTGCTCAACGCGCTGGGCGGTCGCCCCGATCTCAAATTCATAGCCCTGCTGACCCAAGGCATTCCTCGCTCTTGCAAGCTCGACAGCCAGCTCAGCTACGTCGACGTCGCGCTCTCCGAGCTGGAGCTGGCGGCGGTGCAGGTCGGCGAAACCATCGCAAAAGTCCCCGACCTGGTGGCGCTGGAACAATCGCTGGTGGACGCGGGACTGGTGCAGGTCGCCGGACCGGGGATTTGA
- the mdcA gene encoding malonate decarboxylase subunit alpha, with the protein MTTTTKLDPRWSRRRSEKQRRLELVRFFADGVVLPTDKIVAALEALIAPGDRVVLEGNNQKQADFLSRSLVKADPGKLHDLHMIMPSVGRAEHLDLFERGIARKLDFSFAGTQSLRISQLLEDGLLEIGAIHTYIELYSRLLVDLIPNVVLSAGFMADRAGNIYTGASTEDTPALIEPAAFSDGIVIVQVNQLVDDVSDLPRVDIPASWVDFVVVADKPFYIEPLFTRDPRHIKPVHVLMAMMAIRGIYEKHNVQSLNHGIGFNTAAIELILPTYGESLGLKGKICRNWTLNPHPTLIPAIESGWVESVHCFGTELGMENYIAARPDVFFTGRDGSMRSNRMMCQLAGQYAVDLFIGATLQVDGDGHSSTVTRGRLAGFGGAPNMGHDPRGRRHSTPAWLDMRQQNPDTDAYLKRGKKLVVQMVETFQEGGKPTFVETLDAVEVAKKSGMPLAPIMVYGDDVTHLLTEEGIAYLYKARTLEERQAMIAAVAGVTSIGLRHNPKDTARMRREGLIALPEDLGIRRTDASRELLAAKSIAELVEWSGGLYNPPAKFRSW; encoded by the coding sequence ATGACTACAACAACGAAACTTGACCCGCGCTGGTCGCGTCGTCGCAGCGAAAAGCAGCGGCGGCTCGAGCTAGTGCGTTTCTTCGCCGATGGCGTTGTACTGCCCACCGACAAGATCGTCGCGGCATTGGAGGCGTTGATTGCGCCCGGTGACCGTGTGGTGCTTGAAGGTAATAACCAGAAGCAGGCGGATTTCCTCTCCCGTTCGCTGGTCAAGGCCGATCCCGGCAAGCTGCATGACCTGCACATGATCATGCCCAGCGTCGGGCGTGCCGAACACCTGGATCTGTTCGAACGCGGCATCGCCCGCAAGCTCGATTTTTCTTTCGCCGGTACGCAAAGCCTGCGCATCAGCCAGTTGCTGGAAGACGGCCTGCTGGAAATCGGTGCGATCCACACCTACATCGAGCTGTATTCCCGCTTGCTGGTCGACCTGATTCCCAATGTCGTGCTGTCTGCCGGGTTCATGGCTGACCGCGCGGGCAACATCTACACCGGCGCGAGCACCGAGGACACGCCTGCCCTGATCGAACCGGCCGCGTTCAGCGACGGGATCGTCATCGTGCAGGTCAACCAGTTGGTGGACGACGTCAGCGACTTGCCGCGTGTGGACATTCCGGCATCGTGGGTCGACTTCGTGGTCGTCGCCGACAAGCCGTTCTACATCGAGCCGCTGTTCACCCGCGACCCGCGCCACATCAAGCCCGTGCATGTCTTGATGGCGATGATGGCGATCCGCGGGATCTACGAGAAACACAACGTTCAGTCGCTCAACCACGGCATCGGTTTCAACACCGCCGCCATCGAATTGATCCTGCCGACCTACGGCGAGTCATTGGGTTTGAAGGGCAAGATCTGCCGCAACTGGACGCTCAATCCCCACCCGACCCTGATTCCTGCCATCGAAAGCGGCTGGGTCGAAAGCGTGCATTGCTTCGGCACCGAGTTGGGCATGGAAAACTACATCGCTGCCCGGCCGGACGTGTTCTTCACGGGGCGCGACGGCTCGATGCGCTCCAACCGCATGATGTGCCAGCTGGCCGGTCAGTACGCGGTGGACCTGTTCATCGGCGCCACGTTGCAAGTGGACGGCGACGGGCACTCCTCGACCGTGACACGGGGTCGTCTCGCGGGTTTCGGCGGCGCGCCGAACATGGGGCACGACCCGCGCGGTCGGCGTCACAGCACGCCGGCCTGGCTCGACATGCGTCAGCAGAACCCGGACACCGATGCGTACCTGAAGCGCGGCAAGAAGCTCGTGGTGCAGATGGTTGAAACCTTCCAGGAAGGCGGCAAGCCCACATTTGTAGAGACACTGGACGCCGTCGAGGTGGCGAAGAAAAGCGGCATGCCGCTGGCGCCGATCATGGTCTACGGCGACGACGTGACTCACCTGCTCACCGAAGAAGGCATCGCCTATCTGTACAAGGCGCGCACGCTGGAAGAGCGTCAGGCGATGATCGCTGCCGTTGCGGGCGTGACGTCCATTGGCCTGCGCCACAACCCAAAAGACACCGCCCGCATGCGCCGTGAAGGGCTGATCGCTTTGCCGGAAGACCTGGGCATTCGCCGCACTGATGCCAGCCGAGAATTGCTGGCGGCCAAAAGCATTGCCGAACTGGTCGAGTGGTCCGGTGGTTTGTACAACCCACCTGCGAAATTCAGGAGTTGGTGA